In Candidatus Vicinibacter proximus, the genomic stretch CAAAGACCATCTAAAAGTCCTTTTAAACCAAGATGCGACCATGGCCCAATTTGCCATCGCGCTGGATTGGTTGATTGAAAATATAAAAGAAGGTGACCATGCAATCATTTATTTTTCCGGTCACGGTGACGTGGAGAAAAAAACATTGACGCAACCCGGTTTTCTTCTTTGTTGGGATGCTCCTGCTCGAGTGTATATGTCCGGTGGTGCATTTGCTTTACCCATGTTGCAAGAGGTGATTTCAACCTTATCTATTCAAAACAAAGCAAAGGTAATCGTCATTACGGACGCTTGCCGTTCCGGAACATTGGCTGGCAATGCTGTCGGAGGCGCTCAAGCAACTGCTTCCAATCTAGCCAAACAATTTGCCAATGAAATCAAAATCCTTTCCTGTCAACCCAACGAATACTCCATCGAAGGCGAACAGTGGGGCGGCGGCAGAGGCGCATTTTCTTTTAATTTGGTAAATGCTTTATATGGTCTTGCTGACAACAACAAAGATCTTTCTATTACTTTGCAGGAGATCGGAAGATACCTAGAAGATCATGTACCTTCTGAAGTTGCTCCGGTCAGCCAATTACCCATGGTTCTTGGCAATCGCAATGAAAAAGTAGCTACAGTTAATCCTACCCTTCTGGCAGCCCTCCAATCCGGCAAATCCAGCCAGATGGCTATGCTTTCTGCAATTGATGTAAGAGGGATCGAAGAGGATGTGCTGACAAGCATGGACTCCACCACCAAAAATTTATATGGTTTATTTAAAAATGCCTTAAAAGACAAAGTGTTTCTTGAACCTGCCTCAGCGTGCGCTGAAGTTTACTACCAAAGACTATTAGCTCAACCAAAGATGGCAAGACTGCATTCTACTTTGACCCGCAACTACGCCGCAGCCTTGCAGGATGACGCACAACAGGTTTTGAAAACATTTTTGAATACAGGTTTAACCAAAGAGGTTTTGTCCAAAGTTCGTTCTTCAAAAATCTACCAATTGTATCCTTCTTATCTCAAGAGAGCTGCTGAATTATTAGGCAAGGAACACTACATGTATAAATCTTTAATGGCTCGAGCTTATTTTTTTGAAGGCAAAATTCAGAATACGCGTAAGGAAAGAGACAAATACTATAGAAAAGCTTTGGAATGGCAGCCGGAAATGCCACATGTCTGGGCTGATATGATTACCGTTTTCTCCGCATCACAGGAAGATTCCGCAAGATATTATGCTACAAAAGCGGCCTCACTTGTACCCAACTGGATAGTGCCCTATGCCCTGCTTGTGGATTATTATCATTTTGTTCTAAAACAATCAGACAAAGCAGATTCAGTATTGAATTATGCAAGTAATTTAGATTCCAATTCTGTTTATTTATGGTATGTAAAGGGTTCATTTTATGATGATATCGGTAAGTTTGAAGAATCTGAGAAATGGTATTTGAAAGCTTTACATGCAACAACAAATGAAGTTTGCTTTCCCTGCTTGTACAATGCTTTAGGTATATTATATATTCAAACAGAACGAATTCCTGAGAGCATACTGGCATATAAAAAAGCCCTACAACTTGATTCCACATTTATCATGGCTTATACCAATTTGGGATTTGCAAATATCAAGCTACAAAAATTCGAAGAGGCAAGAAATTGGTTTAATAAAGCATTGAAAATAGATCCTGATTTGGTAGATGCCCATCTGGGTTTAGGGGAATTGAATCATATTTTAAAGAACTACGATGACGCCATTCAAAACTTGCAAAAGGCCTTACAGTCTAATTACACTGCACCAAAAGCCCAGGCACATGCCTATAATGGAATAGGCATGGCTTATCTCGAAAAAGAAATGCTCGGGCAGGCTGAGCAGGCATTGCTAAAGTCCATCGAGATCGATTCCAATCAGTTTGATGCACACAGTAATCTGGGCATTGTCTATCATATTACAAACCGTTTTCCTGAAGCAGAAAAGTCATATTTTAAAGCGCTAAAATTCAATCCCAAGCACAGTGGTACTTATTATAATCTAGCGAGTTTAAAAAGTAAGCAGAATCTGGTAGATGCAGCTTATATTTATATTGAAAAGGCATTCCAACTTGGCTTTCAAGATTATGCGTGGCTAATTGAAGATCCGGATATGGAATTACTTCGCAAACAAAGTGATCGATGGAGGTCCCTATTAAAAAAGTTTTTCCCTAAAGAGTTTAAAGATTAATATTTATAAGCATATCTTAATTATTTATTTAACCCAGATTATGTTTTCCTTTTTATTCTATAAAAATGTAGACATTTTTTTACATAATCAACTATTGCTGTTGATGGTTTTTTTTAGAATAAACAGCTGATATAAATTTGATGAGACGAAAGCAGAAAATGAAATTTATTATTTTCTTAGGAACCATCCTATTATCCACTCTTGCTGGAAACACACAAGTGTTGGACACTTTAAATCACTTCAATACAATCAAGGAAAATTTGGATTCAGCCAATTCAATGAATGAAAAAGAATTCAATCCAAAGGCACTTTTATGTATTCAAAAGGCAGAATCTTTAATCCGTTTGTATCCTGGTCAAAACTCTCAGGAATACGCACTTCTTAATCAAAATTATGGTCAATACTATGAAAACGAAGGTAATTTTATAAAAGCTGAAAACCATTACAGCAGCGCCATTGTAACGTATAACAAATTAGGAGATAGCCTTAGTTTAAATATTGCTACAACGTTCAATTCATTGGCAGGAATTTATATTGATCTTGGACGAGATGAAGATGCAGAAGAACTATATTTAAAGGCACTTTTTATTCGGGAGATAAAGCTGGGTAAAGATCATCCGGATTATGCTGGTGTTTTAAACAATCTGGCCGGTATCGCTCAGTTTAAAGGGGAATATGCGAAAGCAATCGAAATGTTTCAGCAGGCGATCAAGATATTTGAAAAAACCTTCGGCAAAGAAAATGTTAAGTATGCAAGGAGCCTTCATAATCTTGGCAATGTATACTTTGATACAGGTGAATATGACCAAGCAGAGTTACTTTACAGCGAAGCGTTAAAGATCCGTGAAAAAATATTTGGAAGAAATAATCCTACCTGTGCAGCAAGCATAAATTGTCTGGGAAACCTATATTCAAATATGGGTTTACTGGAAAAAGCTTTGGGGTATTATTTAGAAGCTTTATCTATCTATGAAAAAACTTCAGGTGAAAATAACTTGTCCTCAGCAGGTTGTATGACCAACATCGCCAACATTTACACCGAAAAGAAAAAATACAACCAGGCTGAAGAGTATTTCTTAAAATCCGAAAGCATTTATTTACAAACAACAGGCAAGGAACACCCTGATTATGCCATGAACTTGGACAATATGGCCAATATGTATGTTTCCATGAAAAACTTTGAAAAAGCAGAAAAACTATATAAGGAAGGTTTAAAAATTCGCGAAAACATTTTTGGAACCGAGCACCCTGAATATGCAAACAGCCTGAACAATCTGGGCAGTTTTTACAGTAATACGGACCAATTCTCTGAATCAGAATTATACCTGACCAAAGCAAAAGAAGTTTGGAAAAAAATATTTGGCATTGAACATCCAGATTATATACTCGGCCTGAACAATTTGAATAATATTTATTGGCTTACCAACAAATTTGAGAAGCTCCACAGTAGCATTGTAGAATCTATAATCCTTGAACAAAAACTAATATTAAGAGCTTCAAAACATTTATCAGAAAATGAACTTGCCATCTATATTAAAACATTTTCTGCAAATCTTAATAGACTTTATTCCTTGCAATATAATACAGGAAAATTGTCCGGAACTTGTTTCGACAATACATTATTTTACAAAGGATACTTGTTAAATGCAGTATCAAATTTTAATAAATTGGCTATTCAGGATACCCTGCATTTTGAAAAATTCAATCAACTCAAACAATATCACATTAAAATCGCAAATGAACTTGCAAAAACAGCTTCTGAAAGATCCATGGAAAACATAAAGATTTTAGAAGAAAATGCAAATAATTTGGAAAAAGTATTAGCTGGTTTAGTTAAAGGTTTGAGTGAATCACGAAAAAATTTGAATTTCCAGGAAGTAAGAATTAAACTTAAACCGGAGGAAGCTGCTATAGAATTTATTCATTTTAATTATGTTAATCCACGAGCCACAGACAGCATCTTATATGCAGCCTTAATCATAAAACCCGGATTGGATGAACCTCTTTTTGTCAGACTATTTGAAGAAAGAGAATTGGCTCTCTTGTTGTCAAACACCACAGATCGAAGATCTGAATATGTTAACTCATTATATTCATTAAACATAAGAGGCGCTGCTGCAAGAGGTGCATTTAGAAAAAATCTAACTGATCTCATTTGGCAGCCATTGGCTGCCAATTTAGAGGATGTCAAAACCATTTATTACTCACTAACAGGAATGTTGTACAGAGTAAATCTGGATGCTATTCCAATAAATGATTCAGAAACGATTGCGGACAAATTTTCTCTTGTTGCGCTAAACAGTTCTCGGCAATTAGCCTTACCCATTGAAATTGATGTCAAAAACAACAAGTCAGTATTATTTGGTGGAATTCAATTTGCTGAAAATCCTATGGCGAATGAACAAGTTGATTTGTCAACCCCAGATGGCACAACACCTAAAACAACCCCAGGCAATATTTCTAAAGAAACATTAAATAGCTGGGAGTTCCTTCCTGGAACAGAAAAAGAAGTTAATGCAATCGATAGGATAATTAGATCAAATGGGGCTGAATCTATTTTACTTTCAGGAATAAATGCGAGAGAAGAAGAATTTAAAATGCTTGGATTATTTGGCAAACGTTCACCGAGAAACATACACCTCGCTACTCATGGTTTCTTTTTTTCAAATAACAATATTCCAAATACCAATTCAATCCCTGATGAAAATAATCCTGAGCCCTTTTATAAAACTTCTGACCACTCCATGCTGAGATCAGGACTTATAATGGCAGGCGGCAATAACGCGTGGAAAGGAGTGCCTACATCTGTCGGAGAGGAGGATGGAATTCTTACTGCCTATGAGATTAGCCAAATGAATTTATCAAATACTGAATTGGTTGTTCTCTCAGCTTGTGAAACAGGCTTGGGTGACATCCAAGGCAATGAAGGAGTTTACGGATTACAAAGGGCTTTTAAAATTGCGGGCGTTAAATACCTCATCATGAGTTTGTGGCAGGTCCCAGACAAACAAACCTCTATTCTGATGATCACATTTTATAAGAAATGGTTAGAG encodes the following:
- a CDS encoding tetratricopeptide repeat protein, which gives rise to MNITQPNYSKTLSFYSLLGIFIFPFYLFSQQPVPSGKGAAPIAEILTNEKHVKNTYAVVVGISDYQDPEITDLRFADKDAEAFAGFLRSESGGKLDKDHLKVLLNQDATMAQFAIALDWLIENIKEGDHAIIYFSGHGDVEKKTLTQPGFLLCWDAPARVYMSGGAFALPMLQEVISTLSIQNKAKVIVITDACRSGTLAGNAVGGAQATASNLAKQFANEIKILSCQPNEYSIEGEQWGGGRGAFSFNLVNALYGLADNNKDLSITLQEIGRYLEDHVPSEVAPVSQLPMVLGNRNEKVATVNPTLLAALQSGKSSQMAMLSAIDVRGIEEDVLTSMDSTTKNLYGLFKNALKDKVFLEPASACAEVYYQRLLAQPKMARLHSTLTRNYAAALQDDAQQVLKTFLNTGLTKEVLSKVRSSKIYQLYPSYLKRAAELLGKEHYMYKSLMARAYFFEGKIQNTRKERDKYYRKALEWQPEMPHVWADMITVFSASQEDSARYYATKAASLVPNWIVPYALLVDYYHFVLKQSDKADSVLNYASNLDSNSVYLWYVKGSFYDDIGKFEESEKWYLKALHATTNEVCFPCLYNALGILYIQTERIPESILAYKKALQLDSTFIMAYTNLGFANIKLQKFEEARNWFNKALKIDPDLVDAHLGLGELNHILKNYDDAIQNLQKALQSNYTAPKAQAHAYNGIGMAYLEKEMLGQAEQALLKSIEIDSNQFDAHSNLGIVYHITNRFPEAEKSYFKALKFNPKHSGTYYNLASLKSKQNLVDAAYIYIEKAFQLGFQDYAWLIEDPDMELLRKQSDRWRSLLKKFFPKEFKD
- a CDS encoding CHAT domain-containing protein, with amino-acid sequence MKFIIFLGTILLSTLAGNTQVLDTLNHFNTIKENLDSANSMNEKEFNPKALLCIQKAESLIRLYPGQNSQEYALLNQNYGQYYENEGNFIKAENHYSSAIVTYNKLGDSLSLNIATTFNSLAGIYIDLGRDEDAEELYLKALFIREIKLGKDHPDYAGVLNNLAGIAQFKGEYAKAIEMFQQAIKIFEKTFGKENVKYARSLHNLGNVYFDTGEYDQAELLYSEALKIREKIFGRNNPTCAASINCLGNLYSNMGLLEKALGYYLEALSIYEKTSGENNLSSAGCMTNIANIYTEKKKYNQAEEYFLKSESIYLQTTGKEHPDYAMNLDNMANMYVSMKNFEKAEKLYKEGLKIRENIFGTEHPEYANSLNNLGSFYSNTDQFSESELYLTKAKEVWKKIFGIEHPDYILGLNNLNNIYWLTNKFEKLHSSIVESIILEQKLILRASKHLSENELAIYIKTFSANLNRLYSLQYNTGKLSGTCFDNTLFYKGYLLNAVSNFNKLAIQDTLHFEKFNQLKQYHIKIANELAKTASERSMENIKILEENANNLEKVLAGLVKGLSESRKNLNFQEVRIKLKPEEAAIEFIHFNYVNPRATDSILYAALIIKPGLDEPLFVRLFEERELALLLSNTTDRRSEYVNSLYSLNIRGAAARGAFRKNLTDLIWQPLAANLEDVKTIYYSLTGMLYRVNLDAIPINDSETIADKFSLVALNSSRQLALPIEIDVKNNKSVLFGGIQFAENPMANEQVDLSTPDGTTPKTTPGNISKETLNSWEFLPGTEKEVNAIDRIIRSNGAESILLSGINAREEEFKMLGLFGKRSPRNIHLATHGFFFSNNNIPNTNSIPDENNPEPFYKTSDHSMLRSGLIMAGGNNAWKGVPTSVGEEDGILTAYEISQMNLSNTELVVLSACETGLGDIQGNEGVYGLQRAFKIAGVKYLIMSLWQVPDKQTSILMITFYKKWLEDKMEIPQAFHAAQKELRELGLDPYQWAGFVLVE